In Ruminococcaceae bacterium BL-6, a genomic segment contains:
- the hyuA gene encoding Putative D-/L-hydantoinase subunit A (Evidence 3 : Putative function from multiple computational evidences), with amino-acid sequence MYRIGIDVGGTFTDVTLLNSETGQYFTYKLSSTPQDQSVAISNGAKETLELYGVLPEKIEYFGHGTTVATNMIIERKGAKTALITTRGFRDLLEIGRQTRPSLYNIMEDKPEPLIKRSLRTEIDERIMADGTVLRKADPKKVRELLRRLKDSDEGVESLAVCFLFSFLNPENEKVVEDCIHEVWPDVYYSISSTILPEFREFERLSTTVINSYLGPRMKLYIDNLRRRVKNVGIRVEPYITQSNGGVMSIGSTLQTPVQTALSGPSAGVVGAIYVAQAAGFSDIITYDMGGTSTDVSLVKNGVAEYTTKRKVCGLPSGVPMIDVNAVGAGGGSIARIDNAGALKVGPESAGAYPGPAAYGQGNDEPVVTDANVVLGRINPQYVLGGRLKIDASLSRKAVQNKIAGALNMTVEQAAQGIISVVNSNMARAIRVITVEKGYNPSDFTLVAYGGAGPLHAVHLAREMGIKTVLIPPAPGTLCALGLLTADIKRSYVRTSLFRYEETTPEMINGVLRPLMAEGDEWLASEKVAPANRRFRNIAEMRYVGQNYELQVEIPDRPITRDDIARMKQDFFKAHEMNYGYYNPNAPIQFVNFRSEAIGIVAKPKLARLETVMEDPSTALIERRDVYFAETGKISCPVYDRAKFGRTGRIEGPCIIEQMDSTTVIPPDTSFSVDVYGNLIVRTFAQKQEGRNRA; translated from the coding sequence ATGTATAGAATAGGCATTGACGTCGGCGGGACGTTTACCGACGTCACGCTGCTCAACTCCGAGACCGGACAGTATTTCACCTACAAGCTTTCGTCTACGCCACAAGATCAGTCGGTGGCCATCAGCAACGGCGCAAAAGAAACGCTTGAGCTTTATGGAGTGCTGCCCGAGAAAATCGAGTATTTCGGACATGGGACGACCGTCGCGACCAATATGATCATCGAGCGCAAAGGAGCTAAGACAGCCCTGATTACGACGCGCGGATTCCGCGATCTGCTGGAAATCGGGCGCCAGACCCGTCCATCCCTTTACAATATTATGGAGGATAAGCCAGAACCGCTGATCAAGCGCTCGCTGCGCACCGAGATCGACGAGCGCATCATGGCGGATGGAACCGTGCTTCGCAAAGCCGATCCCAAAAAGGTCAGGGAACTGCTCAGGCGCCTTAAGGACAGCGACGAGGGCGTCGAGTCGCTTGCAGTCTGCTTTTTGTTTTCCTTCCTCAATCCCGAAAATGAAAAGGTCGTTGAGGATTGCATCCATGAGGTATGGCCGGATGTCTACTATTCGATTTCATCCACCATCCTGCCGGAATTCCGCGAGTTCGAGCGGCTGAGCACAACAGTCATCAATTCCTACTTAGGGCCCCGCATGAAGCTTTACATAGATAATCTGAGGCGCCGTGTAAAAAATGTGGGGATTAGGGTGGAGCCCTACATCACTCAGTCCAACGGCGGCGTCATGTCCATCGGTTCGACGCTGCAGACGCCCGTTCAGACGGCACTGTCTGGCCCGAGCGCCGGTGTGGTGGGGGCTATTTATGTCGCACAGGCGGCGGGCTTCAGCGACATCATCACCTATGATATGGGCGGAACCAGCACAGACGTTTCGCTCGTCAAGAACGGAGTCGCCGAATACACCACCAAACGTAAGGTCTGCGGTCTGCCTTCGGGTGTCCCGATGATCGACGTCAACGCCGTGGGGGCCGGAGGCGGCAGCATTGCACGGATCGACAATGCGGGCGCGCTGAAGGTGGGGCCCGAAAGCGCGGGCGCCTACCCGGGCCCGGCGGCTTACGGCCAGGGCAACGACGAGCCGGTCGTCACCGATGCCAATGTGGTGCTTGGGCGGATCAATCCGCAGTATGTGCTGGGAGGCAGGCTCAAAATCGACGCCTCGCTTTCCAGAAAGGCTGTGCAGAACAAGATTGCCGGTGCGCTGAACATGACGGTGGAACAGGCCGCACAGGGAATAATCAGTGTGGTCAATTCCAATATGGCACGCGCCATCCGCGTGATCACGGTGGAAAAGGGCTACAATCCTTCCGATTTTACGCTGGTTGCTTACGGCGGTGCGGGGCCTCTGCATGCGGTGCATCTGGCGCGGGAAATGGGCATTAAGACGGTTCTGATTCCTCCCGCTCCCGGTACGCTGTGCGCGCTGGGCCTTCTGACTGCCGATATCAAGCGCAGCTACGTCAGGACGTCTCTGTTCCGTTATGAAGAAACAACTCCAGAGATGATCAACGGGGTTCTTCGGCCCCTGATGGCCGAGGGAGACGAATGGCTGGCTTCCGAGAAGGTGGCACCCGCGAACCGCCGCTTCCGCAACATCGCTGAGATGCGGTATGTGGGGCAGAATTACGAGCTTCAGGTGGAAATCCCGGACCGGCCTATCACGCGGGATGACATTGCCCGGATGAAGCAGGACTTTTTCAAGGCGCACGAGATGAACTACGGGTACTACAACCCGAACGCGCCCATCCAGTTCGTCAACTTCCGCAGCGAAGCAATCGGAATCGTCGCCAAACCGAAGCTGGCTAGGCTTGAAACGGTGATGGAGGATCCTTCGACAGCGCTGATCGAGCGGCGGGATGTTTATTTCGCGGAGACTGGAAAAATCTCCTGCCCGGTCTATGACCGTGCCAAATTCGGCAGGACCGGCCGGATCGAGGGGCCGTGCATTATTGAGCAGATGGATTCCACCACCGTGATTCCGCCTGATACGAGTTTTTCGGTGGATGTCTACGGAAATCTGATCGTCAGAACTTTTGCGCAGAAGCAGGAAGGGAGGAACCGGGCATGA
- a CDS encoding Hydantoinase_B domain-containing protein, which produces MSSKNIDGVLLEVIGNTFMSIAEEMGAILVKSAYSTNIKERKDCSCAVFDAQGHTIAQAEHIPMHLGSMLGIVAAIQERFSPEEIQPGDMFMANDPYNGGGTHLPDIALASPVFWDGKIVAYVANVAHHNDVGGRVPGSNAADSDSIFAEGIRIPPVKIFKNGVLNEDVFNIFLLNCRVNDIRRGDLSAQFACNNKGVQRVQDICRHYGADMIRDCMNELLDYSERKIRLAILGIPNGVYEFSDYLDSDGVGSGPIRMNVRVEVEDEDIRLDFSNNPDQVAGAINLPESGLYAAVYYAIRSIVDPTLPSNGGYYRAISIKTRPGCILGCTEPAACAGRSDTAQRVADMVFGAMAQVVPHQVIAGSNSSITGVYFGGINPHDHKYYVYMETFGGGSGARFCKDGLSCVQVHMSNTSNLPIESMELEFPYLVEQYKLVQDSGGPGEFRGGLSMMKDIRVLGHSSQFTIKADRQKTPPWGLQGGKPGKPGVIIMNPDTDHAEVIDSKKSGTILEADCVLRCSMPGAGGYGDPSKRDKKLIVHDLEEGYISRESAVRDYGMTEEELAKVRVLEN; this is translated from the coding sequence ATGAGCAGCAAAAATATCGACGGGGTATTGCTGGAGGTCATCGGCAACACCTTTATGTCTATTGCCGAAGAAATGGGTGCGATTCTGGTCAAATCAGCCTATTCCACCAACATCAAGGAGCGCAAGGACTGCTCCTGCGCCGTCTTTGACGCACAGGGGCACACCATCGCCCAGGCGGAGCATATCCCCATGCATCTGGGCTCGATGCTGGGGATCGTCGCTGCGATCCAGGAACGGTTTTCCCCGGAGGAGATTCAGCCGGGCGATATGTTTATGGCCAATGATCCCTATAACGGCGGCGGAACCCATCTGCCCGACATCGCCTTGGCTTCCCCGGTCTTCTGGGATGGAAAAATCGTTGCCTATGTCGCCAACGTAGCCCATCATAACGACGTGGGCGGGCGCGTGCCCGGCTCGAACGCGGCGGATTCCGATTCGATTTTTGCCGAGGGCATCCGGATTCCGCCCGTCAAGATCTTCAAAAATGGCGTTCTCAACGAGGATGTGTTCAACATCTTTCTGCTTAACTGCCGCGTCAACGACATCCGCCGGGGGGACCTCAGTGCACAGTTTGCGTGCAACAACAAGGGCGTTCAGCGCGTGCAGGATATTTGCCGCCATTATGGTGCCGATATGATTCGCGACTGCATGAACGAGCTGCTCGATTATTCCGAACGAAAAATCCGTCTGGCTATCCTCGGAATTCCCAACGGAGTGTATGAATTTTCCGACTATCTGGATTCGGATGGCGTGGGCAGCGGGCCCATCCGGATGAATGTCAGGGTGGAAGTCGAGGATGAGGACATCAGACTGGATTTCTCGAACAATCCCGATCAGGTCGCGGGGGCCATCAATCTGCCGGAAAGCGGGCTTTACGCCGCCGTTTATTACGCCATCCGCAGTATTGTGGACCCCACGTTGCCCTCGAACGGCGGTTATTACCGTGCTATTTCGATCAAGACGCGGCCGGGCTGCATTCTTGGTTGCACCGAGCCTGCGGCCTGTGCGGGACGCAGCGACACGGCGCAGCGCGTGGCCGACATGGTGTTCGGCGCGATGGCACAGGTGGTGCCGCATCAGGTGATTGCAGGAAGCAACAGCTCGATCACCGGCGTGTATTTCGGTGGGATCAACCCGCACGACCACAAATATTACGTCTACATGGAGACCTTCGGCGGCGGTTCGGGTGCGCGCTTCTGCAAGGACGGCCTCAGCTGCGTGCAGGTACATATGTCCAATACCTCCAATCTGCCCATCGAGAGCATGGAACTGGAGTTCCCTTATCTGGTCGAGCAGTATAAGCTGGTTCAGGATTCGGGCGGCCCGGGCGAATTCCGCGGCGGTCTCTCGATGATGAAGGACATCCGTGTGTTGGGCCACTCCAGTCAGTTTACCATCAAGGCCGACCGGCAGAAGACGCCGCCGTGGGGGCTGCAGGGAGGCAAGCCGGGAAAGCCCGGCGTGATCATCATGAATCCAGACACCGACCACGCCGAGGTGATTGATTCGAAAAAATCCGGGACGATTCTGGAAGCCGACTGCGTCCTGCGCTGCTCGATGCCCGGCGCCGGAGGCTACGGGGACCCTTCCAAGAGGGATAAGAAGCTGATCGTGCATGATCTCGAAGAGGGCTACATCTCTCGCGAGAGTGCTGTGCGCGATTATGGAATGACCGAGGAGGAGCTTGCAAAGGTCAGGGTCCTCGAAAACTGA
- a CDS encoding Aldo/keto reductase: protein MRYKTFGKTGEKVSEICLGTWVLGGQQFGSVTEDDAIAAVHAMIDNGVNIIDTAPIYASGGSETILGKALKGSWRKKVFLITKFGSEFVDPNDSSKGTVKDSSRKNMLKSIEASLKRLQTDYIDGYLMHWDDRVGTPIEETIACMKELKKAGKVRFLGMSNLEQELADRLLEGGVLDIVQYPHNMVDRGKEELLHHYAAAGCGTMGYASLGGGILTGQFREIPTFGPGDMRGSFYKPMFTEPGFSQIQALLRVIDRIAAEHNATDAQVAINWSLAHDYMSTVLTGVRSPAEAKENCAAAAWELTGDEMSALDEAIGRIHIY, encoded by the coding sequence ATGCGCTACAAAACGTTTGGCAAAACCGGAGAGAAGGTATCCGAGATATGTCTGGGGACTTGGGTGCTGGGGGGGCAGCAGTTCGGCTCGGTCACCGAGGATGACGCGATTGCAGCCGTGCATGCCATGATCGACAACGGCGTCAACATCATCGACACCGCGCCGATCTATGCCAGCGGCGGCTCGGAGACGATTCTTGGGAAAGCGCTCAAGGGCAGCTGGCGGAAAAAGGTTTTTCTGATCACCAAGTTCGGCAGTGAATTTGTGGATCCAAACGACAGCAGTAAGGGTACCGTCAAGGATTCGAGCCGAAAAAATATGCTCAAGTCCATTGAGGCGAGTCTGAAAAGGCTGCAGACCGATTATATCGACGGCTACCTGATGCACTGGGATGACCGGGTCGGTACCCCCATTGAAGAGACCATTGCCTGTATGAAGGAGCTTAAAAAGGCCGGCAAGGTGCGTTTTCTCGGGATGTCCAACCTGGAGCAGGAGCTTGCCGACCGGCTGCTGGAAGGCGGCGTGCTCGATATCGTGCAGTATCCCCACAATATGGTCGACCGCGGAAAGGAAGAGCTTCTGCACCATTACGCCGCGGCGGGATGCGGCACGATGGGGTATGCATCTCTGGGCGGGGGAATTCTCACCGGACAGTTCCGTGAGATTCCTACCTTCGGTCCGGGGGATATGCGAGGGAGCTTCTACAAGCCGATGTTTACCGAGCCGGGATTTTCACAGATTCAGGCACTGCTTCGCGTGATAGATCGAATTGCCGCCGAACATAATGCGACGGATGCGCAGGTTGCGATCAACTGGTCGCTTGCTCATGATTACATGAGCACCGTTCTGACCGGCGTGCGCAGCCCCGCCGAAGCGAAGGAAAACTGTGCGGCAGCCGCGTGGGAACTCACCGGTGACGAGATGTCGGCGCTTGACGAGGCGATCGGCAGGATCCACATCTACTAA
- a CDS encoding putative Aldehyde dehydrogenase (Evidence 3 : Putative function from multiple computational evidences; Product type e : enzyme) translates to MKVSDPDMGYSLPTKRFLQYIDGELVPGKGKTVTVVCPGTEKPVAEAALADADQITQALEAAQAAFPAWSALPLEKRGEWMLKLREAIREEVDNLLTLLLLESGKLRSHASFETASLINYLTFFLEQAKCDRDEVLRDISGGHGMNLAVREPLGVVVAALAWNFPMHNVATKLGPILASGCTAVIKPATKTPLSTLYLGEIMHRIGFPKGVINFVAADAREAGIIFSSSRIPAMLTMIGSSEGGLRMISESSTSIKRFSMELGGNAPVIVTPQGDLKAAVAHSVGGKMRCAGQTCVTPQRVFVHRSVYDEFVGLAAEQGNTAKCGTIDEEANTGPLISREAVERMEKIVADAVAKGARVECGGRRPPDKGKGCFFLPTVLTGVTSDMLAFREEIFGPILTVTPYDDLDEAIRMANDTRYGLACYIWSRDLNEVNRIGRGLKFGIVNVNGPSTGPSLPHGGCKDSGIGKDGSHYSLDEYYYIKGFRIALD, encoded by the coding sequence ATGAAAGTGAGTGATCCGGATATGGGCTATTCTCTTCCAACCAAACGGTTTCTGCAGTATATAGATGGCGAATTGGTGCCCGGAAAAGGCAAAACGGTGACGGTTGTATGCCCCGGTACCGAAAAGCCTGTTGCCGAAGCCGCTCTGGCTGACGCGGACCAGATTACCCAGGCGCTGGAAGCCGCGCAGGCGGCTTTCCCGGCGTGGTCCGCCCTTCCCCTGGAAAAACGCGGCGAATGGATGCTCAAGCTGCGCGAAGCCATCCGCGAAGAAGTCGACAACCTGCTGACCCTGCTTCTTCTCGAATCGGGCAAGCTGCGCAGCCACGCCTCGTTTGAGACGGCCAGCCTGATCAACTATCTGACCTTTTTTCTAGAACAGGCCAAATGTGACCGCGATGAAGTACTGCGCGATATTTCGGGCGGTCACGGCATGAATCTGGCGGTTCGGGAGCCGCTGGGCGTTGTGGTGGCTGCGCTGGCATGGAATTTCCCCATGCACAACGTGGCGACCAAGCTGGGGCCGATCCTGGCATCGGGCTGTACCGCCGTTATCAAGCCTGCGACCAAAACGCCCCTTTCCACATTGTATCTGGGGGAAATCATGCACCGGATCGGATTCCCAAAGGGTGTCATCAACTTTGTGGCCGCCGATGCCAGGGAAGCAGGCATCATTTTCAGCTCCAGCAGGATCCCTGCCATGCTCACCATGATTGGGTCCTCGGAGGGCGGACTTCGGATGATCTCCGAGTCAAGCACGTCAATTAAGCGCTTTTCCATGGAACTGGGCGGCAACGCACCGGTGATCGTCACACCACAAGGCGACCTGAAGGCGGCGGTGGCCCATTCTGTGGGAGGAAAAATGCGCTGTGCAGGCCAGACCTGCGTGACGCCGCAGCGTGTGTTTGTCCACCGCAGTGTGTATGACGAATTTGTCGGGCTTGCGGCCGAACAGGGCAATACGGCCAAATGCGGCACCATCGACGAGGAGGCCAACACCGGCCCGCTGATCAGCCGCGAGGCGGTTGAGCGCATGGAAAAGATCGTCGCCGACGCTGTTGCCAAGGGAGCCCGCGTTGAGTGCGGCGGCAGGCGCCCGCCGGACAAGGGCAAAGGCTGTTTTTTCCTGCCCACGGTCCTGACCGGCGTCACGTCCGACATGCTGGCGTTCCGCGAGGAGATATTCGGTCCGATTCTGACGGTGACACCCTATGACGATCTGGATGAGGCCATCCGGATGGCCAACGACACCCGATACGGCCTGGCCTGCTACATCTGGAGCCGCGATCTCAATGAGGTCAACAGGATCGGCCGCGGGCTGAAGTTCGGCATCGTCAATGTCAACGGGCCTTCCACCGGTCCCTCGCTGCCGCACGGCGGCTGCAAGGACAGCGGAATCGGAAAGGACGGAAGCCATTATTCCCTCGATGAGTATTACTACATCAAGGGCTTCCGCATTGCTCTGGATTAA
- a CDS encoding protein of unknown function (Evidence 5 : Unknown function) produces the protein MSTGLPPVPRCRTAAARTAESERTEAIIPSMSITTSRASALLWIKHNIFGYTKYCYIVAVPGAAGNSTPL, from the coding sequence ATGTCAACGGGCCTTCCACCGGTCCCTCGCTGCCGCACGGCGGCTGCAAGGACAGCGGAATCGGAAAGGACGGAAGCCATTATTCCCTCGATGAGTATTACTACATCAAGGGCTTCCGCATTGCTCTGGATTAAACATAACATCTTCGGTTATACAAAATACTGTTATATCGTGGCCGTCCCCGGGGCGGCCGGCAACAGCACACCATTGTAG
- a CDS encoding conserved membrane protein of unknown function (Evidence 4 : Unknown function but conserved in other organisms), whose translation MTLMDVAHDFAVVSILLIIGYFLRMKVKLFQNFFIPASIIGGLVGLLCGPQVLGAKTGISFTYSNSIDQWPGVMLAVTFACSFLGESMGKMTRQALAATFVGGVAHQTQAVLGMAIAFLFQATIPLGFGLIPLFSLYGGIGWSVPVATIYKENNYWIDAIPVAVTIATIGVVCGIVFGMVIINIGVRKGLVGNTYASINNLPEDVRTGYVRLDSREPIGYGVARTSSIDPFGLQLAIVGVVLACAILLRNFLISIDPFWNNLPLLSTSLICSGVLGFLIGKTPLAEHIDRQTIERISGVSLEFMITAAVATTSLEAFATYLIPILVISAVTIVGTTLVTFLFSKRWCRIDWFPSAVAQYGAYMGLLSTGLLLAKVVDPDHKTVAAETVAASCTLGYSYSLPYLLLMPMLVMANPKVVMIISAVLLVAFLIVGELIFRRKTVSPELNSETMEEESLSKV comes from the coding sequence ATGACTTTAATGGATGTCGCCCACGATTTCGCAGTCGTCAGTATTCTATTGATCATCGGTTACTTTCTGCGCATGAAAGTCAAGCTGTTCCAGAATTTTTTCATCCCCGCTTCCATCATCGGCGGATTGGTGGGCTTGTTGTGCGGCCCGCAGGTTTTGGGCGCAAAAACGGGGATTTCCTTCACCTACAGCAATAGCATCGACCAGTGGCCGGGCGTTATGCTGGCCGTTACGTTCGCGTGCTCCTTTTTGGGGGAATCAATGGGCAAAATGACGCGGCAGGCACTGGCGGCGACCTTCGTGGGCGGAGTTGCCCATCAGACACAGGCCGTGCTCGGCATGGCGATTGCGTTCCTGTTTCAGGCTACTATTCCTCTGGGCTTTGGCCTGATTCCATTGTTTTCGCTCTACGGCGGAATCGGATGGTCGGTTCCTGTCGCCACGATCTATAAGGAAAACAACTATTGGATCGATGCTATCCCTGTCGCCGTTACGATTGCCACCATCGGTGTGGTGTGCGGCATCGTCTTTGGAATGGTAATTATTAACATTGGTGTGCGAAAGGGTCTTGTGGGCAATACCTACGCATCGATCAACAACCTTCCCGAAGATGTCAGAACGGGATATGTCCGCCTTGATAGCCGGGAGCCTATCGGCTATGGAGTGGCCCGGACCTCCTCCATCGACCCGTTCGGCCTTCAGCTTGCCATTGTGGGTGTGGTATTGGCCTGCGCGATACTGCTGAGGAATTTCCTGATCAGCATCGACCCATTCTGGAACAATCTTCCTCTTTTGTCGACCTCGCTGATCTGTAGCGGTGTACTGGGATTTCTCATCGGCAAGACGCCACTCGCAGAACATATCGACCGCCAAACCATTGAGCGGATTTCCGGCGTTTCTCTGGAGTTCATGATTACCGCGGCCGTCGCCACCACCTCGCTTGAGGCGTTTGCCACTTATCTGATCCCGATCCTGGTCATTTCGGCCGTGACGATCGTGGGGACCACTCTGGTAACCTTCCTCTTCTCCAAGCGCTGGTGCCGGATCGATTGGTTTCCCTCGGCGGTCGCGCAGTACGGCGCTTATATGGGACTTCTGTCTACTGGGCTTCTGCTGGCGAAAGTGGTCGATCCCGACCATAAAACAGTCGCGGCGGAAACAGTTGCTGCCTCGTGTACTTTGGGGTACAGCTACTCGCTACCCTACCTTCTGCTGATGCCCATGTTGGTCATGGCTAATCCCAAGGTGGTGATGATCATCAGCGCAGTGTTGCTGGTGGCATTCCTCATCGTCGGGGAGCTGATTTTCAGACGGAAAACGGTTTCGCCTGAATTGAACTCCGAAACGATGGAGGAAGAAAGTCTTTCAAAGGTCTAA
- the pfkA gene encoding ATP-dependent 6-phosphofructokinase yields MQRIGILTSGGDCQGLNAAIRGVGKALYESLHEDVSILGIRDGYRGLIDGDFREMHPEDFSGILTLGGTILGTSRQPFKTMRAAGSIDKVEHMKENYREMGLDCLVILGGNGTHKTANLLSQEGLNVVTLPKTIDNDIWGTEMTFGFSSAVEIASMVIDSIHTTATSHGRVFIIELMGHKVGWLSLYAGIAGGADAVLLPEIPYDLDCICGALEQRSRQGKRFSILAVAEGAISREEAALSKKERRTLRTKKAEPSISYRLAREIEEKTGKEIRVTIPGHFQRGGSPCPYDRVLSTRFGAAAAKLVENRQYGYMVALQNEKIVPVPLSKVAGRLKTVPPDCEIIQAAREIGICFGD; encoded by the coding sequence TTGCAGAGAATCGGAATTTTGACAAGCGGCGGGGACTGTCAGGGATTAAACGCGGCAATCCGCGGCGTCGGGAAGGCATTGTATGAAAGCCTGCATGAAGATGTATCCATCCTCGGCATCCGGGATGGATACCGGGGTCTGATCGACGGCGATTTCCGGGAGATGCACCCCGAGGATTTCTCGGGGATCCTGACTCTGGGCGGCACGATCCTGGGCACATCCCGCCAGCCGTTCAAGACCATGCGCGCCGCCGGCAGCATCGACAAGGTGGAGCATATGAAGGAAAATTACCGCGAGATGGGCCTGGACTGTCTGGTGATTCTGGGCGGGAACGGGACGCACAAAACGGCGAACCTGCTCAGCCAGGAGGGGCTGAACGTGGTGACGCTGCCGAAGACGATCGACAACGACATCTGGGGCACGGAAATGACGTTCGGCTTCAGCAGCGCCGTCGAGATCGCCTCGATGGTGATCGACTCCATCCACACGACGGCCACCTCGCACGGGCGGGTATTCATCATCGAGCTGATGGGACATAAGGTCGGCTGGCTCTCGCTTTACGCCGGAATCGCCGGCGGGGCGGATGCGGTGCTTCTGCCGGAGATCCCGTATGACCTGGACTGCATCTGCGGCGCCCTGGAGCAGCGCAGCCGGCAGGGAAAACGATTTTCGATCCTCGCCGTAGCCGAGGGAGCGATCTCCCGCGAGGAAGCCGCGCTTTCCAAAAAGGAGCGCCGGACGCTCCGCACAAAAAAGGCGGAGCCTTCCATTTCTTACCGGCTGGCGAGAGAGATCGAAGAGAAGACCGGCAAGGAGATCCGCGTCACCATTCCGGGCCATTTCCAGCGGGGCGGCAGCCCCTGCCCGTATGACCGCGTGCTCTCCACCCGGTTCGGCGCGGCGGCCGCAAAGCTGGTTGAAAACAGGCAGTACGGGTATATGGTGGCCCTCCAAAATGAAAAAATCGTGCCGGTCCCGTTGAGCAAGGTGGCCGGCAGGCTGAAAACCGTTCCCCCGGACTGCGAGATCATCCAGGCCGCCAGAGAGATCGGCATCTGTTTCGGGGACTGA